A region from the Acidiferrobacter sp. SPIII_3 genome encodes:
- the nhaA gene encoding Na+/H+ antiporter NhaA: MSTVHDVRGQGPLVGALLLFSSALLALIAANSRYGIAYHDFWRTARPLGPDFAFTFQALVDKGLMTLFFLVIGLELKREITHGALRHPRAMILPLLAAAGGMLLPALIYHVFNQRGVAAHGWGIPMSTDVAFAAAALAVLGRRVPRNLLIFVLALAIVDDVGAILVIALYYNRGVRPLPLVGALLVFAALLIFARRARRWIWPYLILGGALWTALWRGGIDPPLAGVLVAVAFPGPSDATPDHASLARRLERRLAPYVTYGVLPLFALANADLPLAVHDFTAQGRVLLGVFLGLLLGKFCGVGGVSSLATHLRLGDLPSGVAPRHLGGAAWLSGIGFTMALFVNTLAFPPGPDRVAGKLAILTASPLAFILGTTWLVVVHRRAAHPP, encoded by the coding sequence GTGTCTACCGTCCACGACGTGAGGGGCCAGGGGCCGCTCGTAGGGGCGCTGCTGCTGTTTTCATCGGCCCTGCTCGCTTTGATCGCCGCCAATTCCCGCTACGGCATCGCCTACCATGACTTCTGGCGTACCGCGCGCCCTCTCGGACCGGACTTCGCGTTCACCTTCCAGGCCCTGGTGGACAAGGGCCTCATGACCCTGTTCTTTCTGGTCATCGGCCTGGAGCTAAAACGCGAGATCACGCACGGCGCCTTGCGTCACCCGCGCGCCATGATCCTCCCGCTCTTGGCCGCCGCCGGTGGCATGTTGCTCCCGGCGCTCATCTACCACGTCTTCAATCAACGGGGTGTCGCGGCCCACGGCTGGGGCATCCCGATGAGCACCGATGTCGCGTTTGCCGCCGCCGCGCTCGCGGTGCTTGGCCGGCGTGTCCCGCGCAATCTCCTGATCTTCGTCCTGGCACTGGCCATCGTTGATGATGTCGGTGCCATCCTCGTCATCGCGCTCTACTACAATCGTGGCGTCCGGCCGCTGCCGCTCGTAGGGGCGTTGCTGGTGTTCGCCGCCTTGCTGATCTTCGCGCGCCGCGCCCGGCGCTGGATCTGGCCCTACCTGATCCTGGGCGGCGCGTTATGGACTGCCTTGTGGCGTGGCGGGATCGACCCGCCGCTTGCTGGCGTGCTGGTGGCCGTGGCGTTTCCCGGCCCGTCCGACGCCACCCCCGATCACGCATCGCTTGCCAGGCGCCTCGAGCGACGCCTAGCCCCCTATGTCACTTATGGCGTCCTGCCGCTGTTCGCGCTCGCCAATGCCGACCTGCCCCTGGCGGTTCACGATTTCACCGCCCAGGGCCGGGTCCTGCTCGGGGTTTTCCTTGGGCTACTCCTCGGAAAGTTCTGTGGCGTGGGGGGCGTATCGTCGTTGGCCACGCACCTGCGGCTCGGCGACCTGCCAAGCGGTGTCGCCCCCCGTCATCTCGGGGGCGCGGCGTGGTTGAGCGGTATCGGATTTACGATGGCACTTTTCGTCAACACCCTGGCGTTCCCGCCCGGCCCCGACCGCGTTGCCGGCAAGCTCGCCATCCTTACGGCCTCGCCACTCGCCTTCATCCTCGGCACCACGTGGCTTGTGGTGGTCCACCGCAGGGCCGCGCATCCACCCTAA